From one Gossypium hirsutum isolate 1008001.06 chromosome D08, Gossypium_hirsutum_v2.1, whole genome shotgun sequence genomic stretch:
- the LOC107913348 gene encoding cysteine-tryptophan domain-containing zinc finger protein 7 isoform X5: MISLGSNDARKGLKFAGREMEETELEEGEACSYSNNNDDYDATTDTENDLSSLSYIDEKLQHVLGHFQKDFEGGVSAENLGAKFGGYGSFLPTYTLSPGWPHPNGSPKVQSWYAPRSPPKMPLEDGRHNSVCSSSGSQSLRPGLPSNFETLRKTSTVNDSIKQGINLTSAHVDELASRCEFASKKAASLSDPKTLKVRIKMGSGDLSTQKNAAIYSGLGLDVSPSSSLDQSPSESEGMYQESQEPLTESPTSILRLMTSFPVPEEALLSPLPDHLLNLIVKEKKLKENRSDSRKRDGMLSRHKKAKSMEKKNSPAERTSGINREIMNGSGLMPEKEADIDLLAFEELVSKTLKLPLLSNSYSAPEKVKNKGTTRNKGVHDVDMEGSVEPLLAQEIGWENPSASSAQKVLEEQKTSVLDVISGNARKDGYNKADKTYDSVKANSNTLKGCKALKNELVDPSKKKISQRATLDEQDNMKLPSAEECLSSGGKRKSKDSQRHGSLAAGVPKESLRVGFSLMARNKQTAHANSYANKRELGDKKLESPFRKAEDRYKDFFGDTGESEQEENQASSLELCSKDQLKEADNIEKSTSSINSAHSERLSGKKTEDLLATESYPRATVDGASNSTNVNVAGTSHATAAPVMIRENWVCCDKCQKWRLLPVSINPADLPEKWLCSMLNWLPAMDHCSIDEEETTKAVLALYHVPTVENQTNLQSNLGSIMSRLPSADALRLDQNQLSFGSHAMLTAARKKHGLKEISNAMDKDGPTPMKKTQSSVRSRNLTDVTRSSVSEEPGLHHLSKSDLPVKKHKNKRKDKHKLSKHGSVGGDAKTSKMKSKRTADQDSLRSSKKIKGDSLHLADEDGMFEHGGMGGASTNNALPTTLGKDQPKHSEPSYKVSKSDKERQQISGKRPKDKVHPSLTDGSLDLVNCNGGEVSRKRKVDECIDGQLYTGFLQGVGNHFQDSRVLTKEDVSENEYRREKKARVSKSGGKDSSAGKSSGKLEKKSRHTKDHQTGQDLGSSLPQRSLDVPDSLKRDFGSAQPSLAATSSSSKVSGSHKSKSGTHKSKHCFNETKGSPVESVSSSPMRIANPDKLPSTRRNVAGSPRRSSDGEDDGGSDRSGTVWREKISCAPQHGSLESSIHDIQDKDHGQLDGSKAKALESSPEVRKGHFMNGGVDYLGQEAQYAGKSTIMDEYHYEKKQNDKRGNANVSHPRKSGKGSSRLKDRMRNLKSDFVDEQQDCAPSYEVKPRVGRNKFQGRPGMKSDESENRFSDNKESLGKFSGETGKRESQSNGGQSCAKADANGGQDVISTVSVKQNFVQDGSGGKYTKMFRSEKSDHAEIASGRGNSLPSLRLGGTQNEMLTGCPRPVSGSQTGNRADESQGDDALKVQKQIKKSDQQNGIQHSSSRHTSGGRRIRDVDAPSPMRKDFSSLAATNALKEAKDLKHLADRFKNSGSNVESTALYFQAALKFLHSASLLESCNSDSAKHGEMIQSMQIYSSTAKLCEFCAHEYERLKDMAAASLAYKCMEVAYMRVIYSSHGNANRDRHELQTALQMVPPVFCAYMVIGERQPLKFTLEFWFFIFEKTSTYDVGIYTAGMIRWRT; this comes from the exons ATGATTTCGTTGGGGAGTAACGATGCGAGGAAAGGGCTAAAGTTTGCTGGAAGAGAAATGGAAGAGACTGAGCTTGAAGAAGGAGAGGCTTGCTCTTATAGTAACAATAACGATGATTATGATGCCACCACAGACACCGAAAATGATCTATCTTCTCTCTCCTACATA GATGAGAAACTTCAACATGTTCTTGGACATTTTCAGAAAGATTTTGAAGGTGGAGTTTCTGCAGAGAATCTGG GTGCAAAGTTTGGTGGATATGGGTCATTCTTACCTACTTATACACTTTCTCCGGGTTGGCCTCATCCGAATGGTTCTCCAAAAGTTCAGAGCTGGTATGCACCGAGATCGCCCCCAAAAATGCCATTGGAG GATGGCCGACATAACTCAGTATGTTCATCAAGTGGTTCTCAGTCTCTGAGGCCTGGACTGCCTTCGAATTTTGAAACCCTTCGTAAGACATCAACTGTGAATGATTCAATTAAACAAGGGATCAACTTAACATCTGCTCATGTTGATGAGCTTGCCTCTAGGTGTGAATTTGCAAGCAAGAAAGCTGCCAGTCTGTCTGACCCGAAAACATTGAAGGTGAGAATCAAAATGGGTTCAGGTGACTTGTCAACACAGAAGAATGCTGCAATCTACAGTGGTCTTGGCCTTGACGTCTCACCATCTTCGTCCTTAGATCAGAGCCCTTCAGAAAGTGAAGGGATGTATCAGGAGTCTCAAGAGCCATTAACTGAATCTCCAACCAGCATTCTTCGG CTTATGACTTCCTTCCCTGTACCGGAGGAGGCGCTACTATCTCCTCTTCCTGATCATCTACTTAACTTGAttgtaaaggaaaaaaaattgaaagagaatAGATCTGATTCTAGAAAGCGTGATGGAATGCTATCAAGACACAAGAAAGCAAAGTCAATGGAGAAAAAGAATTCTCCGGCTGAAAGAACGAGTGGCATTAACAGGGAAATAATGAACGGCAGTGGTCTTATGCCAGAAAAGGAAGCAGATATTGACTTATTGGCTTTTGAGGAGCTTGTTTCTAAAACATTGAAGCTTCCTCTTTTATCTAATTCATATTCTGCCCCTGAGAAGGTAAAAAATAAGGGTACAACACGAAACAAAGGTGTCCATGATGTAGACATGGAGGGGTCAGTGGAGCCATTACTTGCCCAAGAGATAGGCTGGGAGAATCCAAGTGCTAGTTCAGCTCAAAAGGTTTTAGAGGAACAAAAGACAAGTGTTCTGGATGTCATTTCTGGCAATGCTAGAAAAGATGGGTATAATAAAGCTGACAAAACTTATGATTCTGTCAAAGCCAATTCTAATACTCTAAAAGGTTGCAAAGCTCTAAAAAATGAATTAGTAGATCCTTCCAAGAAGAAGATCAGCCAGAGAGCTACATTAGATGAGCAAGACAATATGAAGTTGCCTTCTGCAGAGGAGTGTTTGTCTTCTggtggaaaaagaaaatcaaaagacagTCAGCGTCATGGTAGTCTAGCTGCAGGGGTACCTAAAGAAAGCTTAAGGGTCGGTTTTTCTTTGATGGCGAGAAATAAGCAAACTGCACATGCTAATAGTTATGCAAACAAAAGGGAATTGGGAGATAAAAAATTAGAAAGTCCATTTCGAAAGGCCGAAGATAGGTATAAAGATTTTTTCGGAGATACTGGAGAATCAGAACAGGAAGAGAACCAAGCAAGTTCATTGGAACTCTGTTCTAAAGATCAGCTGAAGGAAGCTGATAATATTGAAAAAAGTACATCATCCATTAATAGTGCACATAGTGAAAGATTAAGTGGCAAGAAAACTGAGGATTTATTGGCAACCGAATCATACCCAAGAGCAACTGTGGATGGTGCTTCTAACTCTACCAATGTGAATGTTGCTGGAACTTCCCATGCAACTGCTGCTCCTGTAATGATAAGAGAAAATTGGGTTTGTTGTGATAAGTGTCAGAAGTGGCGTCTTCTTCCAGTAAGCATAAATCCTGCTGACTTACCCGAGAAGTGGCTATGCAGCATGCTTAACTGGCT GCCGGCAATGGATCACTGTAGCATTGATGAGGAGGAAACTACAAAAGCTGTTCTCGCATTATATCATGTTCCTACTGTAGAGAATCAAACTAATCTTCAAAGTAACCTTGGCAGTATTATGTCTAGATTACCCTCAGCTGATGCCTTGAGACTTGACCAAAACCAACTAAGTTTTGGTTCACATGCCATGCTCACTGctgctaggaagaaacatggtttAAAGGAAATATCAAATGCCATGGATAAAGATGGGCCAACTCCTATGAAGAAGACGCAGTCATCGGTCCGCTCTAGAAATCTAACTGATGTGACTCGATCCTCTGTGTCAGAGGAACCCGGTTTACATCATCTAAGCAAAAGTGATTTGCCTGTCAAGAAACACAAAAATAAGCGGAAAGATAAGCATAAATTGTCGAAACACGGTTCTGTTGGAG GTGATGCCAAAACTTCAAAGATGAAAAGCAAAAGGACTGCTGATCAAGATTCCTTAAGGTCCTCCAAGAAAATTAAGGGTGATAGTTTACATCTTGCTGATGAAGATGGCATGTTTGAGCATGGTGGTATGGGGGGGGCTAGCACAAATAATGCTTTGCCAACTACATTAGGAAAGGATCAGCCTAAGCACAGTGAACCTTCTTATAAGGTTTCGAAGTCAGATAAGGAGAGGCAACAGATCTCTGGTAAGAGACCAAAGGACAAAGTTCATCCTTCCCTAACTGATGGATCTCTGGATCTGGTGAATTGTAATGGTGGGGAAGTTTCAAGAAAGAGGAAAGTTGATGAATGTATTGACGGTCAATTATATACGGGTTTCCTCCAAGGTGTTGGCAATCACTTCCAGGATAGCAGAGTGCTTACAAAGGAAGATGTCAGCGAGAATGAATACAGGAGAGAAAAGAAGGCCAGAGTATCTAAGTCAGGAGGAAAGGATTCCTCTGCAGGTAAAAGCAGTGGTAAACTGGAGAAAAAAAGTAGACATACAAAGGACCACCAAACGGGGCAAGATCTAGGCAGCTCTCTGCCCCAACGGAGTTTAGATGTTCCAGATTCATTGAAAAGGGATTTTGGATCTGCTCAACCTTCTTTAGCAGCTACTTCTAGCTCATCGAAGGTTTCTGGTTCACATAAATCAAAATCTGGTACACATAAATCAAAACATTGCTTCAATGAAACAAAGGGTTCACCTGTAGAATCAGTTTCTTCATCTCCTATGAGAATTGCCAATCCCGATAAACTTCCATCAACAAGGAGGAATGTTGCAGGTAGTCCAAGAAGAAGCTCAGATGGTGAAGATGATGGTGGGAGTGACAGATCAGGGACAGTATGGAGGGAAAAAATTTCCTGTGCACCTCAACATGGGTCCCTTGAGTCATCTATACATGATATTCAGGATAAGGACCATGGTCAATTAGATGGTAGCAAAGCGAAGGCGCTTGAATCCTCCCCTGAAGTCAGAAAAGGCCATTTTATGAATGGTGGTGTTGATTATTTAGGCCAAGAGGCTCAATATGCTGGTAAATCTACAATAATGGATGAATACCATTATGAGAAAAAGCAGAATGACAAACGTGGCAATGCCAATGTCTCTCATCCAAGAAAGTCTGGTAAGGGGTCCTCACGGTTGAAGGACAGGATGCGCAATCTTAaatctgattttgttgatgaacAGCAAGATTGTGCACCTTCATATGAGGTAAAACCTAGGGTTGGTAGAAACAAATTTCAGGGGAGGCCTGGAATGAAGTCTGATGAAAGTGAGAATAGATTTTCTGATAACAAAGAATCATTGGGAAAATTTTCTGGTGAGACTGGTAAAAGAGAGAGTCAATCAAATGGTGGTCAGTCATGTGCTAAAGCAGATGCCAATGGAGGTCAAGATGTAATCTCTACTGTGTCTGTAAAGCAGAATTTTGTGCAGGATGGCAGCGGTGGAAAATATACAAAGATGTTCCGCTCTGAAAAATCTGACCATGCAGAAATTGCTTCTGGGAGAGGGAACTCGTTACCATCACTACGCTTGGGAGGTACTCAAAATGAGATGCTGACTGGTTGCCCCCGCCCAGTTTCTGGGTCCCAAACTGGAAACAGAGCTGATGAATCTCAAGGTGATGATGCATTGAAagtacaaaaacaaataaaaaagtctGACCAGCAAAATGGGATTCAGCACAGTAGTTCAAGACATACATCTGGTGGACGTAGGATCAGGGATGTTGATGCCCCGAGCCCAATGAGAAAGGATTTTTCAAGTCTGGCAGCTACCAATGCTTTGAAGGAGGCTAAAGACTTAAAGCATCTGGCTGATCGTTTCAAG AACTCTGGATCAAATGTGGAGAGCACAGCACTTTACTTCCAGGCAGCACTGAAGTTTCTTCATAGTGCTTCTCTACTAGAATCTTGCAACAGTGATAGTGCCAAACATGGAGAGATGATTCAGTCTATGCAAATTTATAGTAGCACTGCAAAACTCTGCGA GTTTTGTGCCCATGAATATGAGAGATTAAAGGACATGGCTGCTGCTTCTTTGGCTTACAAGTGTATGGAAGTGGCTTATATGAGAGTCATCTATTCCTCTCACGGCAATGCAAATAGAGATCGACATGAGTTGCAGACAGCTTTACAAATGGTTCCTCCTG TCTTCTGCGCTTACATGGTAATCGGGGAGCGCCAGCCTCTGAAATTTACTCTGGAATTTTGGTTCTTCATTTTTGAAAAGACCTCTACATATGATGTTGGAATTTACACTGCAGGAATGATTAG GTGGAGGACTTGA
- the LOC107913348 gene encoding cysteine-tryptophan domain-containing zinc finger protein 3 isoform X8 has product MGSGDLSTQKNAAIYSGLGLDVSPSSSLDQSPSESEGMYQESQEPLTESPTSILRLMTSFPVPEEALLSPLPDHLLNLIVKEKKLKENRSDSRKRDGMLSRHKKAKSMEKKNSPAERTSGINREIMNGSGLMPEKEADIDLLAFEELVSKTLKLPLLSNSYSAPEKVKNKGTTRNKGVHDVDMEGSVEPLLAQEIGWENPSASSAQKVLEEQKTSVLDVISGNARKDGYNKADKTYDSVKANSNTLKGCKALKNELVDPSKKKISQRATLDEQDNMKLPSAEECLSSGGKRKSKDSQRHGSLAAGVPKESLRVGFSLMARNKQTAHANSYANKRELGDKKLESPFRKAEDRYKDFFGDTGESEQEENQASSLELCSKDQLKEADNIEKSTSSINSAHSERLSGKKTEDLLATESYPRATVDGASNSTNVNVAGTSHATAAPVMIRENWVCCDKCQKWRLLPVSINPADLPEKWLCSMLNWLPAMDHCSIDEEETTKAVLALYHVPTVENQTNLQSNLGSIMSRLPSADALRLDQNQLSFGSHAMLTAARKKHGLKEISNAMDKDGPTPMKKTQSSVRSRNLTDVTRSSVSEEPGLHHLSKSDLPVKKHKNKRKDKHKLSKHGSVGGDAKTSKMKSKRTADQDSLRSSKKIKGDSLHLADEDGMFEHGGMGGASTNNALPTTLGKDQPKHSEPSYKVSKSDKERQQISGKRPKDKVHPSLTDGSLDLVNCNGGEVSRKRKVDECIDGQLYTGFLQGVGNHFQDSRVLTKEDVSENEYRREKKARVSKSGGKDSSAGKSSGKLEKKSRHTKDHQTGQDLGSSLPQRSLDVPDSLKRDFGSAQPSLAATSSSSKVSGSHKSKSGTHKSKHCFNETKGSPVESVSSSPMRIANPDKLPSTRRNVAGSPRRSSDGEDDGGSDRSGTVWREKISCAPQHGSLESSIHDIQDKDHGQLDGSKAKALESSPEVRKGHFMNGGVDYLGQEAQYAGKSTIMDEYHYEKKQNDKRGNANVSHPRKSGKGSSRLKDRMRNLKSDFVDEQQDCAPSYEVKPRVGRNKFQGRPGMKSDESENRFSDNKESLGKFSGETGKRESQSNGGQSCAKADANGGQDVISTVSVKQNFVQDGSGGKYTKMFRSEKSDHAEIASGRGNSLPSLRLGGTQNEMLTGCPRPVSGSQTGNRADESQGDDALKVQKQIKKSDQQNGIQHSSSRHTSGGRRIRDVDAPSPMRKDFSSLAATNALKEAKDLKHLADRFKNSGSNVESTALYFQAALKFLHSASLLESCNSDSAKHGEMIQSMQIYSSTAKLCEFCAHEYERLKDMAAASLAYKCMEVAYMRVIYSSHGNANRDRHELQTALQMVPPGESPSSSASDVDNLNHPTAADKVAFPKGVNSPQVVGNHVISARNRPNFVRLLNFAQDINHAMEASRKSRTTFLAASSNSKGAECGKSISSVKKALDFNFLDVEGVLHLVRVAMEAISH; this is encoded by the exons ATGGGTTCAGGTGACTTGTCAACACAGAAGAATGCTGCAATCTACAGTGGTCTTGGCCTTGACGTCTCACCATCTTCGTCCTTAGATCAGAGCCCTTCAGAAAGTGAAGGGATGTATCAGGAGTCTCAAGAGCCATTAACTGAATCTCCAACCAGCATTCTTCGG CTTATGACTTCCTTCCCTGTACCGGAGGAGGCGCTACTATCTCCTCTTCCTGATCATCTACTTAACTTGAttgtaaaggaaaaaaaattgaaagagaatAGATCTGATTCTAGAAAGCGTGATGGAATGCTATCAAGACACAAGAAAGCAAAGTCAATGGAGAAAAAGAATTCTCCGGCTGAAAGAACGAGTGGCATTAACAGGGAAATAATGAACGGCAGTGGTCTTATGCCAGAAAAGGAAGCAGATATTGACTTATTGGCTTTTGAGGAGCTTGTTTCTAAAACATTGAAGCTTCCTCTTTTATCTAATTCATATTCTGCCCCTGAGAAGGTAAAAAATAAGGGTACAACACGAAACAAAGGTGTCCATGATGTAGACATGGAGGGGTCAGTGGAGCCATTACTTGCCCAAGAGATAGGCTGGGAGAATCCAAGTGCTAGTTCAGCTCAAAAGGTTTTAGAGGAACAAAAGACAAGTGTTCTGGATGTCATTTCTGGCAATGCTAGAAAAGATGGGTATAATAAAGCTGACAAAACTTATGATTCTGTCAAAGCCAATTCTAATACTCTAAAAGGTTGCAAAGCTCTAAAAAATGAATTAGTAGATCCTTCCAAGAAGAAGATCAGCCAGAGAGCTACATTAGATGAGCAAGACAATATGAAGTTGCCTTCTGCAGAGGAGTGTTTGTCTTCTggtggaaaaagaaaatcaaaagacagTCAGCGTCATGGTAGTCTAGCTGCAGGGGTACCTAAAGAAAGCTTAAGGGTCGGTTTTTCTTTGATGGCGAGAAATAAGCAAACTGCACATGCTAATAGTTATGCAAACAAAAGGGAATTGGGAGATAAAAAATTAGAAAGTCCATTTCGAAAGGCCGAAGATAGGTATAAAGATTTTTTCGGAGATACTGGAGAATCAGAACAGGAAGAGAACCAAGCAAGTTCATTGGAACTCTGTTCTAAAGATCAGCTGAAGGAAGCTGATAATATTGAAAAAAGTACATCATCCATTAATAGTGCACATAGTGAAAGATTAAGTGGCAAGAAAACTGAGGATTTATTGGCAACCGAATCATACCCAAGAGCAACTGTGGATGGTGCTTCTAACTCTACCAATGTGAATGTTGCTGGAACTTCCCATGCAACTGCTGCTCCTGTAATGATAAGAGAAAATTGGGTTTGTTGTGATAAGTGTCAGAAGTGGCGTCTTCTTCCAGTAAGCATAAATCCTGCTGACTTACCCGAGAAGTGGCTATGCAGCATGCTTAACTGGCT GCCGGCAATGGATCACTGTAGCATTGATGAGGAGGAAACTACAAAAGCTGTTCTCGCATTATATCATGTTCCTACTGTAGAGAATCAAACTAATCTTCAAAGTAACCTTGGCAGTATTATGTCTAGATTACCCTCAGCTGATGCCTTGAGACTTGACCAAAACCAACTAAGTTTTGGTTCACATGCCATGCTCACTGctgctaggaagaaacatggtttAAAGGAAATATCAAATGCCATGGATAAAGATGGGCCAACTCCTATGAAGAAGACGCAGTCATCGGTCCGCTCTAGAAATCTAACTGATGTGACTCGATCCTCTGTGTCAGAGGAACCCGGTTTACATCATCTAAGCAAAAGTGATTTGCCTGTCAAGAAACACAAAAATAAGCGGAAAGATAAGCATAAATTGTCGAAACACGGTTCTGTTGGAG GTGATGCCAAAACTTCAAAGATGAAAAGCAAAAGGACTGCTGATCAAGATTCCTTAAGGTCCTCCAAGAAAATTAAGGGTGATAGTTTACATCTTGCTGATGAAGATGGCATGTTTGAGCATGGTGGTATGGGGGGGGCTAGCACAAATAATGCTTTGCCAACTACATTAGGAAAGGATCAGCCTAAGCACAGTGAACCTTCTTATAAGGTTTCGAAGTCAGATAAGGAGAGGCAACAGATCTCTGGTAAGAGACCAAAGGACAAAGTTCATCCTTCCCTAACTGATGGATCTCTGGATCTGGTGAATTGTAATGGTGGGGAAGTTTCAAGAAAGAGGAAAGTTGATGAATGTATTGACGGTCAATTATATACGGGTTTCCTCCAAGGTGTTGGCAATCACTTCCAGGATAGCAGAGTGCTTACAAAGGAAGATGTCAGCGAGAATGAATACAGGAGAGAAAAGAAGGCCAGAGTATCTAAGTCAGGAGGAAAGGATTCCTCTGCAGGTAAAAGCAGTGGTAAACTGGAGAAAAAAAGTAGACATACAAAGGACCACCAAACGGGGCAAGATCTAGGCAGCTCTCTGCCCCAACGGAGTTTAGATGTTCCAGATTCATTGAAAAGGGATTTTGGATCTGCTCAACCTTCTTTAGCAGCTACTTCTAGCTCATCGAAGGTTTCTGGTTCACATAAATCAAAATCTGGTACACATAAATCAAAACATTGCTTCAATGAAACAAAGGGTTCACCTGTAGAATCAGTTTCTTCATCTCCTATGAGAATTGCCAATCCCGATAAACTTCCATCAACAAGGAGGAATGTTGCAGGTAGTCCAAGAAGAAGCTCAGATGGTGAAGATGATGGTGGGAGTGACAGATCAGGGACAGTATGGAGGGAAAAAATTTCCTGTGCACCTCAACATGGGTCCCTTGAGTCATCTATACATGATATTCAGGATAAGGACCATGGTCAATTAGATGGTAGCAAAGCGAAGGCGCTTGAATCCTCCCCTGAAGTCAGAAAAGGCCATTTTATGAATGGTGGTGTTGATTATTTAGGCCAAGAGGCTCAATATGCTGGTAAATCTACAATAATGGATGAATACCATTATGAGAAAAAGCAGAATGACAAACGTGGCAATGCCAATGTCTCTCATCCAAGAAAGTCTGGTAAGGGGTCCTCACGGTTGAAGGACAGGATGCGCAATCTTAaatctgattttgttgatgaacAGCAAGATTGTGCACCTTCATATGAGGTAAAACCTAGGGTTGGTAGAAACAAATTTCAGGGGAGGCCTGGAATGAAGTCTGATGAAAGTGAGAATAGATTTTCTGATAACAAAGAATCATTGGGAAAATTTTCTGGTGAGACTGGTAAAAGAGAGAGTCAATCAAATGGTGGTCAGTCATGTGCTAAAGCAGATGCCAATGGAGGTCAAGATGTAATCTCTACTGTGTCTGTAAAGCAGAATTTTGTGCAGGATGGCAGCGGTGGAAAATATACAAAGATGTTCCGCTCTGAAAAATCTGACCATGCAGAAATTGCTTCTGGGAGAGGGAACTCGTTACCATCACTACGCTTGGGAGGTACTCAAAATGAGATGCTGACTGGTTGCCCCCGCCCAGTTTCTGGGTCCCAAACTGGAAACAGAGCTGATGAATCTCAAGGTGATGATGCATTGAAagtacaaaaacaaataaaaaagtctGACCAGCAAAATGGGATTCAGCACAGTAGTTCAAGACATACATCTGGTGGACGTAGGATCAGGGATGTTGATGCCCCGAGCCCAATGAGAAAGGATTTTTCAAGTCTGGCAGCTACCAATGCTTTGAAGGAGGCTAAAGACTTAAAGCATCTGGCTGATCGTTTCAAG AACTCTGGATCAAATGTGGAGAGCACAGCACTTTACTTCCAGGCAGCACTGAAGTTTCTTCATAGTGCTTCTCTACTAGAATCTTGCAACAGTGATAGTGCCAAACATGGAGAGATGATTCAGTCTATGCAAATTTATAGTAGCACTGCAAAACTCTGCGA GTTTTGTGCCCATGAATATGAGAGATTAAAGGACATGGCTGCTGCTTCTTTGGCTTACAAGTGTATGGAAGTGGCTTATATGAGAGTCATCTATTCCTCTCACGGCAATGCAAATAGAGATCGACATGAGTTGCAGACAGCTTTACAAATGGTTCCTCCTG GTGAGTCTCCCTCTTCTTCTGCCTCTGATGTTGATAATTTAAACCATCCAACAGCGGCAGACAAGGTTGCTTTTCCAAAAGGTGTTAACTCTCCCCAGGTTGTTGGAAATCATGTTATTTCTGCTCGAAACCGTCCTAACTTTGTGCGGTTGCTCAATTTT GCGCAAGATATAAATCATGCAATGGAAGCTTCAAGGAAATCCCGAACTACTTTTTTGGCTGCCAGTTCAAATTCAAAAGGGGCTGAATGTGGAAAGTCTATATCTTCTGTGAAGAAGGCTCTTGATTTTAACTTCCTAGACGTAGAGGGAGTGCTTCATTTGGTACGTGTGGCAATGGAAGCCATTAGCCATTAa